Proteins co-encoded in one Arthrobacter alpinus genomic window:
- a CDS encoding reverse transcriptase family protein → MASPQWTKAELVAAGAHALGARRRWLGPLAAQVVRGYPRPPLDAPRELGAMIGSCDPFIEATAKALQQRKPILIANYVLAPSVARENRHAGVPQIGTLGELAERLKLSGGELEWFADPKHWNRTAARKLQHYRYEWRTRPGRLPRLLEIPAPRLRALQRTVLRELLYPLELHDAAHGFVPGRSAVTGAAHHMGRDVVLNLDLVTFFAKVTAGRVYGTLRQAGYTEAVSHRLVGIATHVVPPRVLAQMPSGGDATQRFALRQSLSVPHLPQGAPTSPTLANLSLRRLDSRLAGLAEKFDGGYTRYADDLAFSGGQDLAQHADAFLRAATLIIEDQEHSVNQQKTRVRRSGVRQMVTSVVVNERTNVPRPDFDRLKAIIHNCRMHGPQSQNREARSDFRAHLLGRISWVAVLNPARGAKLLQDFHRIQW, encoded by the coding sequence TTGGCTTCCCCTCAGTGGACCAAGGCGGAACTCGTAGCTGCCGGTGCCCATGCTCTGGGAGCACGACGGCGTTGGCTGGGACCGCTGGCTGCCCAAGTTGTGCGCGGGTACCCACGCCCGCCGCTGGATGCTCCACGCGAACTGGGCGCCATGATCGGCAGCTGTGACCCCTTTATAGAGGCAACAGCCAAAGCCCTCCAGCAACGCAAGCCCATCCTGATCGCCAACTATGTCTTGGCCCCGTCGGTGGCCCGGGAAAATAGGCACGCGGGCGTCCCCCAGATCGGCACGCTGGGCGAGCTGGCCGAAAGGCTGAAGCTGAGCGGCGGAGAACTGGAATGGTTCGCAGATCCCAAACACTGGAATCGAACGGCTGCCCGCAAACTCCAGCATTACCGCTATGAGTGGCGTACGCGTCCGGGCAGGCTGCCTCGGCTGCTGGAGATACCGGCACCTAGGCTGCGTGCCCTCCAACGAACCGTGCTGCGGGAGCTGCTCTACCCACTTGAGCTCCATGACGCCGCGCACGGATTTGTACCGGGCCGCAGTGCCGTCACAGGAGCTGCGCACCATATGGGTCGGGACGTGGTGTTGAACCTGGATTTAGTGACCTTCTTTGCCAAGGTAACTGCCGGACGGGTGTACGGCACGCTGCGGCAGGCCGGCTACACCGAAGCCGTTTCCCACCGTCTGGTTGGCATCGCCACCCATGTGGTTCCGCCCCGGGTGCTCGCCCAAATGCCTTCCGGTGGGGACGCGACCCAGCGGTTCGCGCTGCGCCAATCACTCTCCGTGCCGCATCTTCCGCAGGGCGCGCCCACCTCGCCGACACTGGCGAATCTCTCGCTGCGCCGGCTCGATTCGCGCCTTGCGGGCCTGGCGGAGAAGTTCGACGGCGGCTACACCAGATACGCCGACGACCTCGCATTTAGCGGTGGCCAGGACTTGGCACAGCATGCTGATGCGTTCTTGCGTGCGGCCACCTTGATCATCGAAGACCAAGAGCACAGCGTAAACCAACAAAAGACTCGAGTGCGCCGGTCTGGGGTCCGGCAAATGGTGACCTCGGTGGTGGTCAATGAACGCACCAATGTTCCCCGCCCGGACTTTGATCGGCTCAAGGCCATCATCCACAATTGCCGCATGCATGGACCCCAGTCGCAAAACCGGGAAGCTCGCAGCGATTTCCGTGCGCATTTGCTGGGCCGTATTTCTTGGGTTGCAGTGCTCAATCCTGCCCGCGGCGCCAAACTCCTCCAGGATTTCCACCGCATCCAATGGTGA
- a CDS encoding alkene reductase — MLSINRTLEMSLNLFSPVTLGSLELPNRVVMAPLTRSRSGVDGVPGDLVVEYYRQRASMGLLTSEGVYPSFAGQAFVRQPGLVTDEQIAGWKRVTDAVHADGGRIIAQVMHSGRVTHQGTNGGRQVVAPSAIAIDGVTRTYEGKAPYPVPHALEEGELAGIIGEFVQGSINAIAAGFDGVELHGANGYLLHEFLSPASNQRTDEYGGSPAKRARFVIETVQAVAQAVGADKTWLRISPEHNIQGALETDAAETLATYSALVDGISTLGMAGLSILHKDPSGNLVQTLRTRFGGPVLLNTGFESVTTLADAQSLTEWADAVVVGRPAIANPDLVRRWAENLPLNEPDFATFYTEGAAGYTDYPFWAN, encoded by the coding sequence ATGTTGTCCATCAACCGAACTCTGGAGATGTCCTTGAACTTGTTTTCCCCCGTAACACTAGGCAGCTTAGAACTTCCCAACCGCGTGGTTATGGCCCCGCTCACGCGCTCCCGATCCGGTGTGGATGGCGTGCCCGGGGACCTGGTGGTTGAGTACTACCGCCAGCGCGCGTCGATGGGGCTGTTGACCAGCGAGGGTGTTTACCCCAGCTTTGCCGGCCAGGCATTTGTGCGTCAGCCGGGTCTAGTCACCGATGAGCAGATTGCTGGCTGGAAGCGAGTCACCGACGCCGTGCACGCAGACGGCGGGCGCATCATCGCCCAGGTCATGCACTCGGGCCGCGTTACCCACCAAGGCACCAACGGCGGACGCCAAGTAGTGGCCCCGAGCGCCATCGCAATCGACGGCGTGACCCGCACCTATGAGGGCAAGGCCCCTTACCCGGTCCCCCACGCATTAGAGGAAGGCGAACTGGCTGGCATTATCGGCGAATTCGTCCAGGGTTCCATTAATGCCATTGCTGCCGGATTCGACGGCGTGGAACTCCACGGAGCCAACGGGTACCTGCTTCACGAATTCCTGTCCCCTGCATCAAACCAGCGCACTGACGAATACGGCGGCAGCCCCGCGAAACGTGCACGTTTTGTCATCGAAACCGTGCAGGCCGTGGCCCAGGCAGTTGGCGCCGATAAGACGTGGCTGCGCATTTCACCCGAGCACAACATCCAGGGGGCACTGGAAACGGATGCAGCCGAAACATTAGCCACCTATTCGGCGTTGGTAGATGGCATCTCCACGCTGGGCATGGCTGGACTGAGCATTTTGCACAAGGATCCTTCGGGAAACCTAGTACAGACACTGCGTACCCGTTTTGGTGGACCCGTGCTGTTGAACACCGGATTTGAGTCTGTCACCACGCTCGCCGATGCACAGTCCCTGACCGAGTGGGCAGACGCCGTAGTTGTGGGCCGCCCTGCCATTGCCAACCCGGATCTGGTCCGCCGCTGGGCCGAGAACCTGCCCCTCAACGAACCAGACTTCGCCACGTTCTACACCGAAGGCGCGGCCGGATACACCGACTACCCGTTCTGGGCGAACTAG
- a CDS encoding nucleotidyltransferase family protein — protein sequence MTRTVAVLLAAGAGTRLGLGPKALLTFRGTTLVAHAATELLRGGCSEVIVVVGAGAAQVRATPLPPGCRIVENPRWEEGMGTSFAAGIAAATDGVDYGVGEGDGAGCVLVALVDQPGMSFGLIEILLALHKPGRITAAGYRSPYGVETARVENAGVETAGVDGTANVGPAGITRAGAYVAATVGPGKLRRGNPVAFSANHARAAAALAAGDSGARTYLAAHPELVDLVDFSPYTDGADIDTPADLHFLE from the coding sequence ATGACACGGACAGTGGCGGTGCTTCTGGCAGCAGGCGCCGGGACGCGGTTGGGGCTTGGGCCCAAAGCGCTGCTAACTTTTCGCGGAACCACTCTTGTTGCCCATGCCGCAACGGAACTGCTGCGCGGTGGCTGCTCCGAGGTGATCGTGGTGGTTGGTGCTGGCGCCGCGCAGGTCAGGGCCACTCCCCTGCCCCCAGGCTGCCGGATTGTTGAGAACCCCCGGTGGGAAGAAGGCATGGGTACCTCTTTCGCCGCTGGGATTGCTGCGGCCACTGACGGTGTTGATTACGGCGTTGGTGAAGGCGACGGTGCTGGCTGCGTGCTCGTGGCGCTGGTGGACCAGCCAGGCATGAGCTTTGGGCTCATTGAGATTCTGCTCGCTCTGCACAAGCCCGGGCGAATCACTGCGGCCGGGTACCGCTCCCCTTACGGCGTGGAGACTGCCAGAGTGGAGAACGCCGGAGTGGAGACTGCCGGAGTGGACGGCACCGCGAACGTGGGCCCGGCGGGCATCACCCGTGCAGGCGCCTACGTTGCAGCCACCGTGGGCCCGGGCAAGTTGCGGCGCGGGAATCCAGTGGCGTTCTCCGCCAACCATGCCCGGGCGGCAGCTGCTCTTGCCGCGGGTGATTCCGGTGCCCGTACCTACCTCGCCGCCCATCCCGAGCTCGTTGACCTCGTCGATTTCAGCCCGTACACCGACGGTGCCGACATCGATACCCCAGCGGACCTCCACTTCTTGGAGTAA
- a CDS encoding dihydrofolate reductase family protein yields MKLTLTQFVSLDGVSQGPGSPDEDTSGGFTRGGWFVPHMDQDFIDQASAWLELADALLLGRRTYTAFARDWPLITDPNDPFTARMNSLPKYLASNTLTQGSWNPTTVLSGNLAESLRQLKSTPGGEIQIHGSSTLAQSLFEAGLIDELRLVVAPVVVGSGRRLFPDGCAPAGLELLESRSTPGGLALHSYRFTGPPDYATYTGVGDVPFS; encoded by the coding sequence ATGAAACTGACATTGACGCAATTCGTGAGCCTTGACGGCGTATCGCAGGGTCCGGGTTCACCGGATGAGGACACCAGCGGTGGGTTTACCCGCGGTGGTTGGTTTGTCCCGCACATGGATCAGGACTTTATCGATCAGGCGTCCGCGTGGCTCGAGCTTGCCGACGCCTTGCTGCTGGGCCGCCGCACCTACACTGCTTTCGCACGTGACTGGCCGCTCATCACCGATCCGAATGATCCCTTCACGGCACGCATGAACAGCCTGCCCAAATACCTCGCTTCCAACACGCTGACACAGGGTTCATGGAATCCCACCACCGTCCTGTCCGGCAACCTCGCCGAATCGCTGAGGCAGCTCAAGTCCACTCCTGGCGGTGAAATTCAAATTCACGGCAGCTCCACGCTCGCCCAGTCGCTGTTCGAGGCTGGGCTGATCGACGAACTCCGACTCGTGGTGGCACCCGTAGTTGTGGGCAGCGGCCGCCGCCTCTTCCCCGACGGTTGTGCACCCGCCGGGCTCGAGTTGCTCGAGAGCCGCAGCACTCCTGGTGGCCTGGCGCTGCATAGTTATCGGTTCACGGGGCCTCCCGACTATGCCACGTATACGGGCGTGGGGGACGTTCCCTTTTCCTGA
- a CDS encoding (2Fe-2S)-binding protein, which produces MASSISITVEVDGVSYTDDVEPRLLLVQHLRERLGKTGTLIGCDTTNCGACTVHLDGVSVKSCTMFAVQADGHQVTTIEGMAQNGKLAPLQEAFHQCHALQCGFCTPGMIMQSASLLKENPHPTETEIREGLEGNLCRCTGYQTLWLP; this is translated from the coding sequence ATGGCGAGTTCCATATCAATCACCGTGGAGGTTGACGGCGTCAGTTACACGGACGACGTCGAACCAAGACTTTTGCTGGTCCAGCACCTGCGTGAGCGGCTGGGCAAAACAGGCACCCTGATTGGCTGTGACACCACCAACTGCGGTGCCTGTACTGTGCATCTGGATGGTGTCAGCGTGAAATCCTGCACCATGTTTGCCGTGCAGGCTGATGGGCACCAGGTCACCACCATCGAAGGCATGGCGCAGAACGGCAAACTTGCCCCGTTGCAGGAGGCATTCCACCAGTGCCACGCACTGCAGTGCGGTTTCTGCACGCCGGGCATGATCATGCAGTCGGCGTCGCTTCTCAAAGAGAATCCCCACCCTACTGAGACCGAGATCCGTGAGGGGCTGGAGGGCAACCTCTGCCGGTGCACGGGCTACCAAACATTGTGGCTGCCGTGA
- a CDS encoding NADPH-dependent F420 reductase, translating into MTTISIIGSGNMATAIGARASKHGHTVEIMSRDTVKAQALAEQIGNGATVGTYGARPAGDIVILAVLYAGAVEAVTRYGDALSGKILVDITNPFNAEASGLVTTEGNSVSQQIAAAAPEGLRVVKAFNTIFGGVIAEDEPLDAFFAGDSAEAKTRVAAFLASLGMRPLDAGGLEMAHALEWAGILLVGLARNGAGFDLALGAEVL; encoded by the coding sequence ATGACCACCATCAGCATCATCGGCTCAGGCAACATGGCCACCGCCATCGGCGCCCGGGCGTCTAAGCACGGCCACACCGTCGAGATCATGAGCCGCGACACCGTGAAGGCTCAGGCACTTGCCGAGCAGATCGGGAACGGAGCCACCGTCGGCACGTACGGCGCACGGCCGGCGGGTGACATCGTCATCCTGGCCGTCTTGTACGCCGGCGCGGTTGAAGCAGTCACGCGCTACGGCGATGCGTTGTCAGGCAAGATCCTCGTCGACATCACCAACCCGTTCAACGCCGAAGCAAGCGGGCTCGTGACTACCGAGGGCAACTCGGTCTCACAGCAGATCGCCGCCGCCGCACCCGAGGGGTTACGCGTCGTGAAGGCATTCAATACGATCTTCGGTGGCGTCATTGCTGAAGACGAGCCCCTAGACGCGTTCTTCGCCGGTGACAGCGCCGAGGCAAAAACACGTGTCGCTGCGTTTCTGGCGAGCTTGGGGATGCGACCCCTCGACGCGGGAGGGCTCGAGATGGCCCACGCCCTTGAATGGGCCGGCATCCTCCTAGTTGGCTTGGCCCGAAACGGCGCCGGCTTCGACCTCGCCTTGGGTGCCGAAGTTCTCTAA
- a CDS encoding AAA family ATPase has translation MTTTSIASAAALSAKLAETGYLADEGLATIAYLAMTMERPLLLEGEPGTGKTAMAEALAQAFGLPLIRLQCYEGIDASQALYDWDFTAQILHLRSVEAGGSSLATAELEKSLYDGRFLLARPILKALQQSPAVLLIDEIDRADDEFEAFLLEVLSTYQVSIPEFGTVKAATSPIVVLTSNRTRDLHDALKRRCLYHWIDHPGLAREVEIVRTRLPHVPELLAEQVVRAVQQIRATDNIMKPPGVAETLDWARALHLLGSAELDLESAAASIGALCKYREDTERVTAALARMLG, from the coding sequence ATGACGACGACGTCGATTGCTTCCGCGGCCGCGCTCTCTGCCAAACTTGCCGAAACCGGGTACCTGGCCGATGAGGGGCTGGCTACCATTGCGTATTTGGCTATGACCATGGAACGGCCGCTACTGCTTGAGGGCGAACCGGGCACCGGCAAAACCGCCATGGCAGAGGCCCTCGCGCAGGCGTTCGGCCTGCCCCTGATCCGGCTGCAATGCTACGAAGGCATTGACGCCAGCCAGGCGCTCTACGACTGGGACTTCACGGCCCAGATCCTGCACCTGCGCAGCGTTGAGGCTGGTGGAAGTAGCCTAGCCACGGCGGAACTGGAGAAGTCGCTCTATGACGGGCGCTTTCTGCTGGCCCGGCCCATCCTGAAGGCCCTGCAGCAGAGCCCGGCGGTGCTGCTCATTGACGAGATTGACCGGGCGGACGATGAATTTGAGGCGTTCCTGCTCGAGGTGCTCTCCACTTACCAGGTCTCCATCCCGGAGTTTGGCACTGTCAAGGCAGCTACCTCGCCCATCGTGGTGCTGACCTCAAACCGAACCCGGGACCTCCACGATGCGCTCAAACGCCGCTGTCTCTACCACTGGATCGACCACCCGGGCCTGGCCCGCGAGGTGGAGATAGTTCGCACCCGGCTGCCCCACGTCCCGGAGCTGCTTGCCGAACAAGTGGTGCGGGCCGTCCAGCAGATTCGGGCCACGGATAACATCATGAAGCCGCCCGGAGTGGCCGAAACCCTTGATTGGGCCCGTGCCCTGCACCTGCTGGGCAGCGCGGAGCTGGACCTGGAATCGGCCGCCGCCAGCATCGGGGCACTGTGCAAATACCGCGAGGACACCGAACGCGTCACGGCCGCGCTGGCCAGGATGCTGGGGTAG
- a CDS encoding XdhC family protein, whose translation MREVLKDLVEAVAAGRTVGLGTVVRTFRSAPRPAGASMMVDAEGLAVGSVSGGCVEGALYELASEVALSGRPVLQRYGISDDAAFEVGLTCGGIIDVFVEAVSQATFPELAQVAADLDADRPVAVVTVIEHPNPAWLGRHLVVHPDGFAGSLGSDRADQAVSDDVMGLLAAGRNTTLMYGPDGERRGDGMRVFVASFAPQPRMLVFGAIDFAAAVARQGSFLGYRVTVCDARAVFATRARFPVADEVVVEWPHRYLQAQIDAGLVDPRTVICVLTHDPKFDVPLLEVALRHEVAYVGAMGSRKTHDDRMERLREAGLTQPELSHLSSPIGLDLGSRTPEETAVSIAAEIIALRWGGQGRRLSDLLRDTLSDTASDQHVRIHHVPLADAAHEDESDGSPL comes from the coding sequence ATGCGTGAGGTGTTGAAGGATTTAGTGGAGGCCGTGGCGGCCGGGCGCACCGTGGGGCTGGGGACGGTGGTGCGCACGTTTCGCTCGGCGCCGAGACCGGCCGGTGCCTCCATGATGGTCGACGCCGAGGGGCTGGCTGTGGGGTCCGTGTCCGGCGGGTGCGTGGAAGGTGCGCTGTACGAGCTCGCTTCCGAGGTGGCACTTAGTGGTCGCCCCGTCTTGCAGCGTTACGGCATCAGCGACGATGCTGCCTTTGAGGTAGGGCTGACGTGTGGCGGCATCATTGACGTGTTTGTCGAAGCCGTCTCTCAGGCCACGTTTCCGGAGTTGGCCCAGGTGGCTGCCGATCTCGACGCAGATAGGCCCGTGGCCGTGGTGACGGTCATTGAGCACCCGAACCCGGCGTGGCTGGGGCGCCACTTGGTGGTTCACCCCGACGGATTTGCCGGATCCTTGGGCAGCGACCGCGCCGACCAGGCCGTCAGCGATGACGTGATGGGCCTGCTGGCGGCCGGACGCAACACCACGCTCATGTACGGACCCGATGGGGAACGGCGCGGGGACGGCATGCGTGTCTTTGTGGCCAGCTTTGCCCCACAGCCACGCATGCTGGTGTTTGGCGCCATTGACTTCGCCGCGGCTGTGGCACGGCAGGGCAGCTTCCTGGGATACCGGGTCACGGTCTGTGATGCCCGTGCTGTGTTTGCCACGAGGGCCCGTTTCCCTGTGGCGGACGAGGTAGTGGTGGAGTGGCCGCACCGGTATTTACAGGCGCAAATTGACGCCGGCTTGGTGGATCCGCGTACCGTGATTTGTGTGCTGACCCACGATCCAAAATTCGATGTGCCGCTCTTGGAGGTGGCGCTGCGCCACGAGGTGGCCTATGTGGGGGCCATGGGCTCGCGTAAAACCCACGATGACCGCATGGAGCGGCTCCGCGAGGCGGGCCTTACCCAGCCGGAACTATCCCATCTCTCCAGCCCCATCGGGCTGGATTTGGGCTCGCGCACCCCGGAGGAGACGGCCGTGTCCATTGCGGCGGAGATTATTGCACTGCGGTGGGGCGGGCAGGGCCGGCGCCTGAGCGATCTGCTGCGCGATACGCTCAGCGACACTGCGAGTGATCAGCACGTGCGAATACACCATGTACCCCTCGCTGACGCCGCACATGAGGATGAAAGTGATGGTTCGCCCCTCTAA
- a CDS encoding TetR/AcrR family transcriptional regulator — translation MSHSDVEQMRMPRRRDTQERRDKMIAAAQREFAARGADASLEKIARDAGVAIGTLYRHFPTRLDLLMAAFKPRLQEFLDRANRALAMDDPWDGFVYYLENLFSMQAGDRGFNDFLSRRFPHNPETECIHDQMCQHIEDVLARAQQAGKARPDITQADIVNLIWSLGRIVDATSTTAPKAWRRYLHLMLDAYRAERAHSLPEPPMTTEQLYDAMVHLNETQ, via the coding sequence GTGAGCCACAGTGACGTTGAACAGATGCGGATGCCCCGGCGCCGCGACACCCAGGAGCGCCGCGACAAGATGATCGCCGCGGCGCAGCGCGAATTCGCCGCACGCGGTGCGGATGCCTCCCTAGAGAAGATCGCGCGCGACGCCGGCGTCGCCATCGGCACACTGTATCGCCACTTCCCGACACGCTTGGACCTGCTCATGGCCGCCTTCAAACCACGGCTCCAAGAGTTCCTCGATAGGGCCAACAGGGCACTTGCGATGGACGATCCGTGGGACGGGTTCGTCTACTACTTGGAGAACCTGTTCAGCATGCAGGCCGGGGACCGGGGTTTCAACGACTTCCTCTCCCGACGATTCCCCCACAATCCCGAAACCGAGTGCATCCACGACCAGATGTGCCAACACATCGAGGACGTGCTCGCGCGAGCCCAACAAGCCGGGAAGGCTCGCCCCGATATCACGCAGGCCGACATCGTCAATCTCATTTGGTCGCTCGGCCGAATCGTCGATGCCACCAGCACCACGGCGCCCAAAGCCTGGCGGCGTTACCTCCACCTGATGCTCGACGCCTACCGGGCTGAGCGGGCACATTCGCTCCCCGAGCCGCCGATGACGACCGAGCAGCTCTATGACGCCATGGTCCATCTCAACGAGACGCAGTAG
- the arfB gene encoding alternative ribosome rescue aminoacyl-tRNA hydrolase ArfB gives MDLTVSPVLTIPASELIWRFSRSSGPGGQHVNTSDSRAELLWNVAESSVLTQEQRELLLERFGKRLVNGVITVAAHEQRSQLRNREIALGKLGALVAAALVPDTAPRKNTKPSRGSKRRHQAAKQQRSATKQLRQRPHSD, from the coding sequence ATGGATTTGACGGTTTCCCCGGTACTCACCATTCCTGCCAGTGAACTCATCTGGCGGTTTTCACGCTCCTCAGGGCCCGGCGGTCAGCATGTGAATACCTCCGACAGCCGAGCGGAACTGCTGTGGAACGTAGCCGAATCGTCTGTCCTCACGCAAGAACAACGCGAGCTCTTACTGGAGCGGTTCGGTAAGCGGCTGGTGAATGGTGTCATCACCGTGGCGGCGCATGAACAACGCTCGCAGTTGCGCAACCGTGAGATTGCGCTGGGGAAATTGGGTGCGCTCGTGGCTGCGGCACTGGTCCCTGACACCGCTCCCCGCAAGAACACCAAGCCCAGCCGGGGATCCAAACGCAGGCATCAGGCGGCTAAGCAGCAGCGTTCTGCAACGAAACAACTCAGGCAGCGCCCGCACTCGGACTGA
- a CDS encoding vWA domain-containing protein: MPAAAKSAEEILLAFAAAVRAAGVKVSTERSRSFVDAVSQLSIENRSDVFWAGRATLCAAPEDLDTYQRTFERWFTPVQAVAQAEKGAAATVQAAALNEDHEAPDGSERSEESLRAVASRRELLRHRDVATLDAAERALLHHLFDELPVTLPSRLSRRKLPGRTGRIDSVRTFREQLRHGGEPGPLKYRRTPRKPRRIAWLIDVSGSMSPYADSLLRLAHHVLQAAPHQVEVFTLGTRLTRVTAALRAPDADDALALAGSTVPDWSGGTRLGEVLRAFNERWGQRAVARSAVVVIVSDGWERGDPALLGRQVERLHQVARRVIWANPHRDKPGYEPVQQGIRAVLPHVDDFVGGHSLKSFEELLAVMSNA; encoded by the coding sequence ATGCCCGCGGCAGCCAAGAGTGCTGAGGAGATCCTGCTGGCTTTCGCCGCCGCCGTGCGAGCCGCCGGCGTCAAGGTCAGCACAGAACGCTCACGCAGTTTTGTCGATGCCGTGTCACAGCTGTCGATCGAGAATCGCAGCGATGTGTTTTGGGCTGGGCGGGCAACCCTCTGCGCGGCCCCCGAGGATCTGGACACTTACCAGCGGACTTTTGAACGCTGGTTCACTCCCGTCCAGGCCGTCGCCCAGGCAGAGAAGGGCGCAGCAGCTACAGTCCAAGCCGCCGCGCTCAACGAGGACCACGAAGCCCCGGACGGTTCCGAACGCAGCGAAGAGTCTCTGCGTGCCGTGGCCAGCCGGCGCGAACTGCTGCGCCACCGAGATGTGGCCACGCTTGATGCCGCCGAACGGGCACTGCTGCACCACCTCTTCGATGAGCTACCCGTCACGCTGCCCTCACGCCTTTCCCGCCGGAAACTGCCAGGGCGCACCGGGAGGATTGACAGTGTCCGCACCTTCCGCGAACAGCTGCGCCACGGCGGTGAGCCGGGGCCGCTGAAATACCGGCGCACACCACGGAAGCCACGCCGGATCGCTTGGCTCATTGATGTCTCCGGGTCCATGTCTCCCTATGCGGACAGCTTGCTGCGGCTGGCCCACCATGTGCTCCAAGCTGCCCCACATCAGGTGGAGGTGTTTACTCTGGGCACCCGCCTGACTCGGGTTACCGCCGCGCTCCGTGCGCCCGACGCCGATGATGCTCTGGCCTTGGCCGGGAGCACGGTCCCGGATTGGTCAGGTGGCACCCGGCTGGGCGAGGTGCTGCGCGCCTTCAACGAACGGTGGGGGCAGCGCGCGGTGGCCAGATCCGCCGTCGTCGTTATTGTCAGTGACGGATGGGAACGCGGTGACCCGGCACTGCTGGGCAGGCAGGTGGAGCGGCTGCATCAGGTGGCGCGGCGCGTCATCTGGGCCAATCCTCACCGGGACAAGCCCGGTTATGAACCCGTGCAGCAGGGAATCAGGGCCGTCCTGCCGCACGTTGATGACTTTGTCGGGGGCCATTCACTAAAGAGCTTCGAGGAGTTGTTGGCTGTGATGAGCAATGCGTGA